The Rhea pennata isolate bPtePen1 chromosome Z, bPtePen1.pri, whole genome shotgun sequence genome includes a region encoding these proteins:
- the APC gene encoding adenomatous polyposis coli protein isoform X1 has translation MAAASYDQLLKQVEALKMENSNLRQELEDNSNHLTKLETEASNMKEVLKQLQGSIEDEAMASSGQIDLLERLKELNLESSNFPGVKLRPKVSMRSYGSREGSVSSRSGECSPVPMGSFPRRGFMNGSRESTGYLEELEKERSLLLAELEKEEKEKDWYYAQLQNLTKRIDSLPLTENFSLQTDMTRRQLEYEARQIRAAMEEQLGTCQDMEKRAQVRVARIQQIEKDILRIRQLLQSQAAEAERAPQSKHDTGSHDTERQNEGQGAAEISMATTGTGQGSAARMDHETASVMSSSNSYSVPRRLTSHLGTKVTEDYKPQVEMVYSLLSMLGTHDKDDMSRTLLAMSSSQDSCIAMRQSGCLPLLIQLLHGNDKDSVLLGNSRGSKEARARASAALHNIIHSQPDDKRGRREIRVLHLLEQIRAYCETCWEWQEAHEQGMDQDKNPMPAPVDHQICPAVCVLMKLSFDEEHRHAMNELGGLQAIAELLQVDCEMYGLTNDHYSVTLRRYAGMALTNLTFGDVANKATLCSMKGCMRALVAQLKSESEDLQQVIASVLRNLSWRADVNSKKTLREVGSVKALMECALEVKKESTLKSVLSALWNLSAHCTENKADICAVDGALAFLVGTLTYRSQTNTLAIIESGGGILRNVSSLIATNEDHRQILRENSCLQTLLQHLKSHSLTIVSNACGTLWNLSARNAKDQEALWDMGAVSMLKNLIHSKHKMIAMGSAAALRNLMANRPAKYKDANIMSPGSSLPSLHVRKQKALEAELDAQHLSETFDNIDNLSPKTSHRNKQRHKQNIYSEYVLDSSRHDDGICRSESFNTSNVTVLSPYLNTTVLPGSSSSNRGNTESSRSEKDRSLDRDRAVGLNSYHPATENTGNSSKRIGMQISTAAAQIAKVMEEVTSMHIPQEDRSSGSTSEMHCLSEDRNAPRRTATAHTHSNTYFPKSENSSRTCPVPYAKMEYKRASNDSLNSVSSSDGYGKRGQMKPSIESYSEDDESKFCSYGQYPADLAHKIHSANHMDDNDGELDTPINYSLKYSDEQLNSGRQSPSQNERWARPKHIIDDEIKQNEQRQSRSQNATYPVYTESGDDKHMKYQSPFGQQECVSSFRSRGSNGSDQNRVGSALGMNQKVSQSLCQVDDYDDDKPTNYSERYSEEEQHEEEEDRPTNYSIKYNEEEHHVDQPIDYSLKYSTEVPPSSQKPSFTFSKSSSVQSTKTDHISSSSGNASASSASSKRQNQLHPSSAQSRGGHAPKTASCKTPSINQETIQTYCVEDTPICFSRCSSLSSLSSAEDEMGRDQSARVTDASNTLQIAELKENNGTLSTEGAVSEVASTSQHIRTKSSRLQTSSLSPSDSSRHKAVEFSSGAKSPSKSGAQTPKSPPEHYVQETPLMFSRCTSVSSLDSFESRSIASSVQSEPCSGMVSGIISPSDLPDSPGQTMPPSRSKTPPPAQGVQVKREAAKGKASNAEKREPGPRQAAVNAAVQRVQVLPDADTLLHFATESTPDGFSCSSSLSALSLDEPFIQKDVELRIMPPVHENEHGNEAEPEQPDDAKDNQENKAEKPTEAEKDILDDSDDDDIEILEECIISAMPTKSSRKAKKPSQASASKIPPPVARKPSQLPVYKLLPSQSRLQSQKHVSFTPGDDMPRVYCVEGTPINFSTATSLSDLTIESPPNELANVENVGTGTDSGEFEKRDTIPTEGRSTDDSQRAKSSTVTAPGLDDDKTEEGDILAECINSAMPKGKSHKPFRVKKIMDQIQQASSSLSNKNQSEGEKKKPTSPVKPTPQNNEYRARIRKNTEPKSNINNERSYSENRDAKKNLKNNSRDFNEKLPNNEERVRGSFAFDSPHHYTPIEGTPYCFSRNDSLSSLDFDDDDVDLSREKAELRKGKEAKETETKDCTNTEQSSNQQPGNRMQACQKHPPGRSQPKTFSQSTKDIPDRGAATDEKMQNFAIENTPVCFSRNSSLSSLSDIDQENNNNKESEPAKRTEAPDSQIESSRPQTSGYAPKSFHVEDTPVCFSRNSSLSSLSIDSEDDLLQECISSAMPKKKKPSRVKSESEKNNSRNMGGILAEDLTLDLRDIQRPDSEHGFSPDSENFDWKAIQEGANSIVSSLHQAAAAASLSRQASSDSDSILSLKSGISLGSPFHLTPDQEEKPFTSNKGPRILKPGEKSTLESKKVESENKGIKGGKKVYKSIITGKARSNSEVSSQLKQPQQTSMPSISRGRTMIHIPGVRNSSSSTSPVSKKGPPLKNTSSKSPSEGQSCTSSPRGVKSSVKPEPAPITRQPSQQGGSSKGPSRSGSRDSTPSRPQQQPLSRPLQSPGRNSISPGRNGISPPNKLSQLPRTSSPSTASTKSSSSGRMSYTSPGRQMSQQNLTKQTALPKSNSGIPRSESASKGLNQILSSGGSNKKTELSRVSSAKSSGSESDRSERPVLVRQSTFIKEAPSPTLRRKLEESASFESLSPSRPDSPTRSQIQTPVLSPSLPDMSLSTHSAAQTSGWRKLPPNLSPSVEYDGRPVKRHDIARSHSESPSRLPINRSGTWKREHSKHSSSLPRVSTWRRTGSSSSILSASSESSEKAKSEDEKQHGSSASGPKQSKESQASAKGTWRKIKENEIPQIMNDPQHSSSGATNSSDSKTLIYQMAPAVSKTEDVWVRIEDCPINNPRSGRSPTGNTPPVIDSVSEKGGVNGKDSKESQEKQNAGNGSVPVRTIGLENRLNSFIQIDSPDKKGTEAKPVQNNPVPAPENNESTVSERTPFSSSSSSKHSSPSGAVAARVTPFNYNPSPRKSSADNSSARPSQIPTPVNNSTKKRDSKTENTDASGTQSPKRHSGSYLVTSV, from the exons GAGGTGTTGAAACAGCTACAAGGAAGTATTGAAGACGAAGCAATGGCGTCTTCTGGACAAATTGATCTACTGGAACGACTTAAAG AACTGAACTTGGAAAGTAGTAACTTCCCTGGAGTGAAGTTAAGGCCAAAGGTGTCCATGCGTTCATATGGGAGCCGGGAAGGGTCTGTGTCAAGCCGTTCAGGGGAGTGCAGTCCTGTTCCCATGGGATCATTTCCAAGAAGAGGTTTTATGAATGGAAGCAGAGAAAGCACTGGTTATTTAGAAGAGCTAGAAAAAGAGAG atCTCTGTTGCTTGCGGAGcttgagaaggaagagaaagaaaaggactgGTATTATGCTCAGCTTCAGAACCTTACTAAAAGGATTGACAGTCTCCCCCTTACTGAAAAC TTCTCCTTGCAAACAGATATGACAAGAAGGCAGTTAGAGTATGAGGCAAGGCAAATCAGAGCTGCAATGGAAGAACAACTAGGTACCTGTCAGGACATGGAGAAGCGAGCACAG GTGAGAGTGGCAAGGATTCAGCAGATAGAGAAGGACATCCTTCGTATACGTCAGCTCCTGCAGTCACAAGCAGCTGAAGCAGAG AGAGCGCCTCAAAGCAAGCATGATACAGGCTCACATGATACAGAGAGGCAGAATGAAGGTCAAGGAGCAGCAGAAATCAGCATGGCGACTACTGGTACTGGTCAG GGTTCTGCTGCTCGAATGGACCATGAGACAGCCAGTGTTATGAGCTCTAGTAACAGCTACTCTGTTCCTCGCAGACTGACAAGTCATCTGGGTACCAAGGTAACCGAAGATTACAAACCACAG GTGGAAATGGTGTATTCACTGTTGTCAATGCTTGGTACTCACGATAAGGATGACATGTCGCGAACTTTGCTAGCAATGTCTAGCTCCCAAGACAGCTGCATCGCCATGCGTCAGTCTGGATGTCTTCCCCTCCTCATCCAGCTTTTACATGGCAACGATAAAGACTCTGTCTTGTTAGGAAACTCTCGTGGTAGTAAAGAGGCCCGTGCCAGAGCCAGTGCTGCCCTGCATAACATCATTCATTCCCAGCCTGATGACAAGCGAGGCAGACGGGAAATCCGCGTGCTCCACCTTTTGGAGCAAATCCGTGCTTACTGTGAAACCTGCTGGGAATGGCAGGAGGCGCACGAACAAGGCATGGACCAAGACAAAAACCCAA TGCCAGCTCCAGTTGATCATCAGATCTGTCCTGCAGTATGTGTTTTGATGAAACTTTCATTTGATGAAGAACACAGGCATGCAATGAATGAGCTTG gagGTTTGCAGGCCATTGCAGAGCTATTGCAAGTAGATTGTGAAATGTATGGACTTACAAATGACCACTATAGTGTTACATTAAGAAGGTATGCTGGAATGGCTCTGACAAACTTGACTTTTGGAGACGTGGCAAACAAG GCTACGTTATGTTCTATGAAGGGCTGCATGAGAGCTCTTGTAGCCcaattaaaatctgaaagcGAAGACTTGCAACAG GTCATTGCAAGTGTGTTGAGAAACTTGTCCTGGCGAGCAGATGTAAACAGTAAAAAGACTCTACGTGAAGTTGGAAGTGTTAAAGCATTGATGGAATGTGCTTTAGAAGTTAAGAAG GAATCCACcttaaaaagtgttttgagTGCCTTATGGAATTTGTCAGCACACTGCACTGAGAACAAAGCTGATATATGTGCTGTTGATGGTGCTCTTGCATTTCTAGTTGGCACACTGACATACAGGAGCCAAACAAATACTTTAGCCATCATTGAAAGTGGAGGAGGAATATTAAGAAATGTTTCTAGCTTAATTGCTACCAATGAGGACCACAG GCAAATCTTGAGAGAGAACAGCTGTTTACAAACCTTGCTACAGCACCTGAAGTCACACAGTTTGACAATAGTCAGTAATGCATGTGGGACCCTCTGGAATCTTTCTGCACGAAACGCAAAGGATCAGGAGGCACTGTGGGACATGGGAGCAGTAAGCATGCTCAAAAATCTCATTCActcaaaacacaaaatgataGCAAtgggcagtgctgcagctctaaGAAACCTGATGGCAAATAGGCCAGCAAAATACAAAGATGCCAATATTATGTCTCCAGGATCAAGCTTACCATCTCTTCatgttagaaaacaaaaggcaCTGGAAGCAGAATTAGATGCTCAACATTTATCAGAGACTTTTGACAACATTGATAATTTAAGCCCCAAAACTTCTCACCGTAATAAGCAGAGACATAAGCAAAATATATACAGTGAGTATGTCTTGGACTCCAGTCGGCACGATGATGGGATTTGCAGATCAGAGAGTTTTAATACTAGTAATGTGACTGTACTTTCACCATATTTAAATACTACAGTATTGCCTGGCTCTTCTTCCTCCAATagaggaaatacagaaagttCTCGATCTGAAAAAGACAGAAGTCTTGATAGGGATCGTGCAGTGGGTTTAAACAGCTATCACCCAGCTACAGAGAATACTGGGAACTCCTCTAAGAGAATAGGAATGCAGATTTCTACTGCTGCAGCTCAGATTGCCAAAGTTATGGAAGAAGTAACAAGCATGCATATTCCACAAGAAGACAGAAGTTCTGGTTCCACTTCTGAAATGCACTGTTTGTCAGAAGACAGAAATGCCCCAAGAAGGACAGCCACTGCCCATACTCACTCAAATACATACTTTCCTAAATCTGAAAATTCCAGCAGGACATGTCCTGTGCCTTATGCAAAAATGGAATACAAGAGAGCTTCAAATGATAGCTTAAATAGTGTCAGCAGCAGTGACGGCTATGGTAAAAGAGGCCAAATGAAACCTTCCATTGAATCATACTCTGAAGATGATGAAAGTAAATTTTGTAGTTATGGTCAGTACCCAGCTGACTTGGCACATAAGATACATAGTGCAAATCATATGGATGACAATGATGGAGAGCTGGACACACCTATTAATTATAGTCTTAAATACTCGGATGAACAGTTAAATTCTGGAAGGCAGAGTCCCTCTCAGAATGAAAGATGGGCAAGGCCTAAGCACATCATAGAtgatgaaataaagcaaaacgAACAAAGGCAGTCAAGGAGCCAAAATGCAACTTACCCCGTATATACTGAAAGCGGAGATGATAAACACATGAAATATCAGTCGCCTTTTGGACAACAAGagtgtgtttcttcttttagatCAAGAGGATCCAATGGTTCAGATCAGAACAGAGTAGGCTCTGCTCTTGGAATGAATCAGAAGGTGAGCCAGTCCTTGTGCCAGGTTGATGATTATGATGATGATAAGCCAACAAACTACAGTGAGCGCTATTCTGAGGAGGAACAacatgaagaggaagaagacagACCAACCAATTATAGCATAAAGTACAATGAAGAGGAACATCATGTAGATCAGCCTATTGATTATAGTCTAAAATATTCAACAGAAGTTCCTCCATCTTCTCAGAAGCcatcttttactttttcaaagaGCTCATCAGTGCAAAGCACTAAAACTGACCATATTTCCTCAAGTAGTGGGAACGCATCAGCCTCTTCAGCTAGTTCAAAGAGACAGAATCAGCTTCACCCAAgttcagcacagagcagaggtgGTCATGCTCCAAAGACTGCCTCCTGCAAAACTCCCTCTATTAATCAGGAAACTATACAAACTTACTGTGTGGAAGATACTCCGATATGTTTTTCAAGATGTAGCTCTTTGTCATCTTTGTCATCAGCTGAAGATGAAATGGGGCGTGATCAATCCGCCCGTGTGACGGATGCTAGTAACACACTACAGATAGCAGAACTAAAAGAGAACAATGGGACTTTGTCTACAGAAGGTGCAGTAAGTGAAGTCGCATCAACATCACAACACATTAGAACAAAATCCAGCAGACTTCAGACTTCTAGTTTATCTCCTTCTGATTCCTCTAGACATAAAGCTGTTGAATTCTCTTCAGGTGCCAAATCTCCCTCAAAGAGCGGTGCGCAGACCCCTAAAAGTCCACCAGAACATTATGTGCAGGAGACTCCACTGATGTTCAGCAGATGTACTTCTGTAAGTTCCCTGGATAGTTTTGAAAGCCGTTCAATTGCTAGTTCAGTTCAAAGTGAGCCTTGCAGTGGAATGGTAAGTGGTATTATAAGTCCCAGTGATCTTCCAGACAGCCCTGGACAAACAATGCCTCCAAGCAGAAGTAAAACTCCACCCCCTGCTCAAGGAGTTCAAGtaaagagagaagcagctaAAGGTAAAGCATCtaatgcagaaaagagagaacCTGGTCCTAGACAGGCAGCTGTGAATGCAGCTGTTCAAAGAGTACAGGTGTTACCAGATGCTGATACGTTACTACATTTTGCCACAGAAAGTACACCGGATGgattttcttgctcttctaGCCTAAGTGCCCTGAGTCTTGATGAACCATTTATACAGAAAGACGTAGAGTTAAGAATAATGCCTCCAGTACATGAAAATGAGCATGGAAACGAAGCAGAACCAGAACAGCCAGATGATGCAAAGGATAACCAAGAGAATAAAGCAGAGAAGCctactgaagcagaaaaagacattCTGGATGATTCTGATGACGACGATATTGAAATACTGGAAGAATGTATTATTTCTGCAATGCCAACAAAGTCTTCACGCAAAGCCAAAAAGCCTTCTCAAGCATCTGCTTCAAAAATACCTCCTCCTGTAGCCAGGAAGCCAAGCCAACTGCCAGTTTACAAACTTTTGCCTTCACAAAGCAGACTGCAATCTCAAAAGCACGTGAGTTTTACACCTGGAGATGATATGCCACGGGTATATTGTGTTGAGGGTACGCCAATAAATTTTTCAACAGCTACATCTCTGAGCGATCTCACAATAGAATCACCACCAAATGAGTTGGCCAATGTAGAGAATGTGGGTACTGGGACAGACTCGGGGGAATTTGAAAAGAGAGATACCATTCCTACAGAAGGCAGAAGTACAGATGACTCTCAGAGAGCAAAAAGCTCAACTGTGACTGCCCCAGGACTGGATGATGACAAAACAGAAGAGGGTGATATTCTGGCTGAGTGTATTAACTCAGCTAtgccaaaaggaaaaagtcacAAACCTTTCCGAGTGAAGAAGATAATGGATCAAATTCAACAAGCGTCTTCATCTCTAAGTAACAAAAACCAATCAGAAGGTGAGAAAAAGAAGCCAACATCACCAGTAAAGCCTACTCCCCAAAATAATGAATACAGAGCACgtataagaaaaaatacagagccTAAAAGCAACATTAATAACGAAAGAAGCTATTCAGAAAATagagatgcaaagaaaaatcttaaaaataattcaagagattttaatgaaaaacttcCAAATAATGAAGAGCGTGTAAGAGGAAGCTTTGCATTTGATTCCCCTCATCATTACACACCCATTGAGGGAACTCCTTACTGTTTTTCACGGAATGATTCCCTAAGTTCTTTAGATTTTGATGATGATGACGTCGACCTTTCAagggaaaaggcagaattaagaaaaggaaaagaagcaaaggaaacagaaacCAAAGACTGTACTAATACTGAGCAGTCTTCAAATCAGCAACCAGGTAACAGGATGCAAGCCTGTCAGAAACACCCACCAGGCAGAAGTCAGCCTAAAACTTTCTCTCAGTCAACTAAAGATATTCCAGACAGAGGAGCAGCTACAGatgagaaaatgcagaattttgctATTGAAAACACACCTGTTTGTTTTTCTCGCAATTCATCTCTTAGTTCCCTCAGTGATATTGATCAagaaaacaataacaacaaagaAAGCGAACCTGCAAAACGAACTGAGGCTCCTGATTCACAGATAGAATCAAGCAGACCTCAGACTTCTGGTTACGCACCTAAGTCGTTTCATGTTGAAGATACACCTGTCTGTTTCTCTAGAAACAGCTCCCTGAGTTCCCTTAGTATTGACTCAGAAGATGATCTTTTGCAGGAATGCATTAGTTCTGCTAtgcctaaaaagaaaaagccttcaaGAGTAAAgagtgaaagtgaaaaaaataactccAGAAATATGGGTGGTATACTGGCAGAAGATTTAACGCTGGATTTGAGAGATATACAGAGGCCGGATTCAGAACACGGTTTTTCACCTGATTCAGAGAACTTTGATTGGAAAGCTATACAAGAAGGTGCAAATTCTATAGTTAGTAGCTTGCAtcaagctgcagctgctgcatcaCTGTCTAGACAAGCTTCATCAGACTCTGATTCTATCCTTTCATTAAAATCTGGTATTTCTCTAGGGTCACCATTTCATCTTACCCCAGACcaagaagaaaaaccttttaCTAGTAATAAAGGTCCAAGAATTCTTAAGCCAGGGGAGAAGAGCACATTGGAATCTAAAAAAGTAGAGTCTGAAAATAAGGGAatcaaaggagggaaaaaagtatataaaagtATTATTACAGGAAAAGCTCGCTCCAATTCAGAAGTTTCAAGCCAGCTAAAGCAACCACAACAAACAAGTATGCCTTCAATTTCACGTGGTAGGACAATGATTCATATTCCGGGAGTTCGAAATAGTTCCTCAAGTACTAGCCCTGTTTCCAAGAAGGGGCCCCCACTGAAAAACACAAGCTCCAAGAGTCCCAGTGAAGGCCAAAGCTGCACTAGTTCTCCAAGAGGAGTCAAGTCATCAGTGAAACCTGAGCCAGCTCCAATAACTAGGCAACCCTCCCAACAGGGTGGGTCAAGTAAAGGACCTTCTAGATCAGGATCTAGAGACTCCACTCCTTCCAGACCTCAACAGCAGCCATTAAGCAGGCCTCTGCAGTCTCCAGGTCGAAACTCAATTTCCCCGGGAAGAAATGGTATAAGTCCTCCTAACAAACTGTCTCAGTTGCCAAGGACATCATCTCCTAGTACAGCTTCAACGAAATCTTCAAGTTCGGGAAGAATGTCATATACATCACCGGGCAGGCAGATGAGCCAGCAAAACCTTACAAAGCAAACTGCCTTACCTAAGAGTAACAGTGGCATTCCCAGGAGTGAGTCTGCTTCAAAAGGATTAAACCAGATTCTCAGTAGTGGTGGATCCAACAAAAAGACTGAACTGTCTAGAGTGTCATCCGCAAAATCCAGCGGAAGTGAATCTGACAGATCTGAGAGACCAGTTCTGGTTCGTCAGTCAACTTTTATTAAAGAAGCTCCGAGTCCAACACTAAGACGGAAATTAGAAGAGTCTGCTTCATTTGAATCTCTGTCTCCTTCCAGGCCAGATTCTCCCACTAGGTCCCAAATACAGACACCAGTTTTAAGTCCATCTCTTCCTGATATGTCTTTATCCACTCATTCAGCTGCCCAGACTAGTGGTTGGCGAAAATTACCCCCTAATCTGAGCCCTTCTGTGGAATATGATGGGAGACCAGTGAAACGTCATGATATAGCTCGTTCTCATTCTGAGAGTCCATCTAGATTGCCAATCAATAGATCAGGAACGTGGAAACGTGAGCATAGTAAGCATTCCTCATCACTTCCTCGTGTCAGCACTTGGCGAAGAACTGGAAGTTCTTCCTCAATTCTGTCAGCTTCTTCCGAGTCCagtgaaaaggcaaaaagtgaAGATGAAAAGCAACATGGAAGTTCTGCTTCTGGACCCAAGCAAAGTAAAGAAAGTCAAGCATCAGCAAAAGGtacttggag